One genomic segment of Styela clava chromosome 3, kaStyClav1.hap1.2, whole genome shotgun sequence includes these proteins:
- the LOC120343232 gene encoding uncharacterized protein LOC120343232 isoform X1 produces MAASLNPSDLVESAKPSDGENQNNQEALPILSPSSDAQNGEMLNDLFEQMKKLKEQTEKQLKDQNARIAEQSKDLEKTEKQLKDQNARIAEQSKELEKTEKQLKDQDAKIAEQSTELVEVKNKLDTVQKELDDIKDFETMYNKLGGETYFYMDLEKCYKMMKQECKGDKEKLKQLESWYKQKKNMRVKRIGVATVAGGVFGGMIGGLSLHSKEFVSYITRIGVPSIDVVAIGVGIGFVIVGLSLAAYKAYRNKKMKNINIDNKTQAKVGIENESAEMPCQNDCESKTSEVMNDPMSLSLKNPSSSSTNEGIVSHN; encoded by the exons ATGGCTGCTTCATTAAATCCTTCCGATCTTGTAGAAAGTGCAAAGCCATCAGATGGAGAAAATCAAAACAACCAG gAAGCTCTACCGATTCTTTCTCCGTCAAGTGATGCACAAAATGGAGAAATGCTGAACGATCTGTTTGAACAAATGAAGAAACTGAAA GAGCAAACagagaaacaattgaaagacCAAAATGCGAGAATAGCAGAGCAAAGCAAAGATTTG GAGAAAACagagaaacaattgaaagacCAAAATGCGAGAATAGCAGAGCAAAGCAAAGAGTTG GAGAAAACAGAGAAACAATTAAAAGACCAGGATGCGAAAATAGCAGAGCAAAGCACAGAATTG GTTGAAGTAAAAAACAAGTTAGACACTGTTCAGAAAGAGTTAGATGACATCAAG GATTTCGAGACAATGTACAACAAACTTGGAGGGGag ACCTACTTCTATATGGATCTGGAGAAATGCTACAAAATGATGAAACAAGAATGTAAAGGTGATAAGGAAAAGCTGAAACAACTGGAATCTTggtacaaacaaaaaaaaaatatgagagTGAAGAGAATTGGCGTCGCCACGGTTGCTGGTGGCGTTTTTGGCGGAATGATTGGGGGTCTCTCTCTCCACAGCAAAGAGTTTGTTTCATACATAACTAGAATAGGAGTGCCGTCAATTGACGTTGTAGCAATCGGTGTTGGAATTGGATTTGTTATAGTAGGCTTGAGTTTGGCAGCCTACAAAGCatatcgaaataaaaaaatgaaaaacataaatattgataataaaacACAAGCCAAAGTAGGTATTGAAAATGAGTCAGCCGAAATGCCTTGTCAGAATGATTGTGAGAGTAAGACATCAGAAGTCATGAATGATCCCATGTCACTGTCATTAAAAAACCCTTCCTCATCGTCAACGAATGAAGGAATTGTTTCTCATAATTAA
- the LOC120343232 gene encoding uncharacterized protein LOC120343232 isoform X2, whose translation MAASLNPSDLVESAKPSDGENQNNQEALPILSPSSDAQNGEMLNDLFEQMKKLKEQTEKQLKDQNARIAEQSKDLEKTEKQLKDQDAKIAEQSTELVEVKNKLDTVQKELDDIKDFETMYNKLGGETYFYMDLEKCYKMMKQECKGDKEKLKQLESWYKQKKNMRVKRIGVATVAGGVFGGMIGGLSLHSKEFVSYITRIGVPSIDVVAIGVGIGFVIVGLSLAAYKAYRNKKMKNINIDNKTQAKVGIENESAEMPCQNDCESKTSEVMNDPMSLSLKNPSSSSTNEGIVSHN comes from the exons ATGGCTGCTTCATTAAATCCTTCCGATCTTGTAGAAAGTGCAAAGCCATCAGATGGAGAAAATCAAAACAACCAG gAAGCTCTACCGATTCTTTCTCCGTCAAGTGATGCACAAAATGGAGAAATGCTGAACGATCTGTTTGAACAAATGAAGAAACTGAAA GAGCAAACagagaaacaattgaaagacCAAAATGCGAGAATAGCAGAGCAAAGCAAAGATTTG GAGAAAACAGAGAAACAATTAAAAGACCAGGATGCGAAAATAGCAGAGCAAAGCACAGAATTG GTTGAAGTAAAAAACAAGTTAGACACTGTTCAGAAAGAGTTAGATGACATCAAG GATTTCGAGACAATGTACAACAAACTTGGAGGGGag ACCTACTTCTATATGGATCTGGAGAAATGCTACAAAATGATGAAACAAGAATGTAAAGGTGATAAGGAAAAGCTGAAACAACTGGAATCTTggtacaaacaaaaaaaaaatatgagagTGAAGAGAATTGGCGTCGCCACGGTTGCTGGTGGCGTTTTTGGCGGAATGATTGGGGGTCTCTCTCTCCACAGCAAAGAGTTTGTTTCATACATAACTAGAATAGGAGTGCCGTCAATTGACGTTGTAGCAATCGGTGTTGGAATTGGATTTGTTATAGTAGGCTTGAGTTTGGCAGCCTACAAAGCatatcgaaataaaaaaatgaaaaacataaatattgataataaaacACAAGCCAAAGTAGGTATTGAAAATGAGTCAGCCGAAATGCCTTGTCAGAATGATTGTGAGAGTAAGACATCAGAAGTCATGAATGATCCCATGTCACTGTCATTAAAAAACCCTTCCTCATCGTCAACGAATGAAGGAATTGTTTCTCATAATTAA
- the LOC120343232 gene encoding uncharacterized protein LOC120343232 isoform X4, with translation MAASLNPSDLVESAKPSDGENQNNQEALPILSPSSDAQNGEMLNDLFEQMKKLKEQTEKQLKDQNARIAEQSKDLEKTEKQLKDQNARIAEQSKELVEVKNKLDTVQKELDDIKDFETMYNKLGGETYFYMDLEKCYKMMKQECKGDKEKLKQLESWYKQKKNMRVKRIGVATVAGGVFGGMIGGLSLHSKEFVSYITRIGVPSIDVVAIGVGIGFVIVGLSLAAYKAYRNKKMKNINIDNKTQAKVGIENESAEMPCQNDCESKTSEVMNDPMSLSLKNPSSSSTNEGIVSHN, from the exons ATGGCTGCTTCATTAAATCCTTCCGATCTTGTAGAAAGTGCAAAGCCATCAGATGGAGAAAATCAAAACAACCAG gAAGCTCTACCGATTCTTTCTCCGTCAAGTGATGCACAAAATGGAGAAATGCTGAACGATCTGTTTGAACAAATGAAGAAACTGAAA GAGCAAACagagaaacaattgaaagacCAAAATGCGAGAATAGCAGAGCAAAGCAAAGATTTG GAGAAAACagagaaacaattgaaagacCAAAATGCGAGAATAGCAGAGCAAAGCAAAGAGTTG GTTGAAGTAAAAAACAAGTTAGACACTGTTCAGAAAGAGTTAGATGACATCAAG GATTTCGAGACAATGTACAACAAACTTGGAGGGGag ACCTACTTCTATATGGATCTGGAGAAATGCTACAAAATGATGAAACAAGAATGTAAAGGTGATAAGGAAAAGCTGAAACAACTGGAATCTTggtacaaacaaaaaaaaaatatgagagTGAAGAGAATTGGCGTCGCCACGGTTGCTGGTGGCGTTTTTGGCGGAATGATTGGGGGTCTCTCTCTCCACAGCAAAGAGTTTGTTTCATACATAACTAGAATAGGAGTGCCGTCAATTGACGTTGTAGCAATCGGTGTTGGAATTGGATTTGTTATAGTAGGCTTGAGTTTGGCAGCCTACAAAGCatatcgaaataaaaaaatgaaaaacataaatattgataataaaacACAAGCCAAAGTAGGTATTGAAAATGAGTCAGCCGAAATGCCTTGTCAGAATGATTGTGAGAGTAAGACATCAGAAGTCATGAATGATCCCATGTCACTGTCATTAAAAAACCCTTCCTCATCGTCAACGAATGAAGGAATTGTTTCTCATAATTAA
- the LOC120343232 gene encoding uncharacterized protein LOC120343232 isoform X5 produces MAASLNPSDLVESAKPSDGENQNNQEALPILSPSSDAQNGEMLNDLFEQMKKLKEKTEKQLKDQDAKIAEQSTELVEVKNKLDTVQKELDDIKDFETMYNKLGGETYFYMDLEKCYKMMKQECKGDKEKLKQLESWYKQKKNMRVKRIGVATVAGGVFGGMIGGLSLHSKEFVSYITRIGVPSIDVVAIGVGIGFVIVGLSLAAYKAYRNKKMKNINIDNKTQAKVGIENESAEMPCQNDCESKTSEVMNDPMSLSLKNPSSSSTNEGIVSHN; encoded by the exons ATGGCTGCTTCATTAAATCCTTCCGATCTTGTAGAAAGTGCAAAGCCATCAGATGGAGAAAATCAAAACAACCAG gAAGCTCTACCGATTCTTTCTCCGTCAAGTGATGCACAAAATGGAGAAATGCTGAACGATCTGTTTGAACAAATGAAGAAACTGAAA GAGAAAACAGAGAAACAATTAAAAGACCAGGATGCGAAAATAGCAGAGCAAAGCACAGAATTG GTTGAAGTAAAAAACAAGTTAGACACTGTTCAGAAAGAGTTAGATGACATCAAG GATTTCGAGACAATGTACAACAAACTTGGAGGGGag ACCTACTTCTATATGGATCTGGAGAAATGCTACAAAATGATGAAACAAGAATGTAAAGGTGATAAGGAAAAGCTGAAACAACTGGAATCTTggtacaaacaaaaaaaaaatatgagagTGAAGAGAATTGGCGTCGCCACGGTTGCTGGTGGCGTTTTTGGCGGAATGATTGGGGGTCTCTCTCTCCACAGCAAAGAGTTTGTTTCATACATAACTAGAATAGGAGTGCCGTCAATTGACGTTGTAGCAATCGGTGTTGGAATTGGATTTGTTATAGTAGGCTTGAGTTTGGCAGCCTACAAAGCatatcgaaataaaaaaatgaaaaacataaatattgataataaaacACAAGCCAAAGTAGGTATTGAAAATGAGTCAGCCGAAATGCCTTGTCAGAATGATTGTGAGAGTAAGACATCAGAAGTCATGAATGATCCCATGTCACTGTCATTAAAAAACCCTTCCTCATCGTCAACGAATGAAGGAATTGTTTCTCATAATTAA
- the LOC120343232 gene encoding uncharacterized protein LOC120343232 isoform X3 — protein sequence MAASLNPSDLVESAKPSDGENQNNQEALPILSPSSDAQNGEMLNDLFEQMKKLKEKTEKQLKDQNARIAEQSKELEKTEKQLKDQDAKIAEQSTELVEVKNKLDTVQKELDDIKDFETMYNKLGGETYFYMDLEKCYKMMKQECKGDKEKLKQLESWYKQKKNMRVKRIGVATVAGGVFGGMIGGLSLHSKEFVSYITRIGVPSIDVVAIGVGIGFVIVGLSLAAYKAYRNKKMKNINIDNKTQAKVGIENESAEMPCQNDCESKTSEVMNDPMSLSLKNPSSSSTNEGIVSHN from the exons ATGGCTGCTTCATTAAATCCTTCCGATCTTGTAGAAAGTGCAAAGCCATCAGATGGAGAAAATCAAAACAACCAG gAAGCTCTACCGATTCTTTCTCCGTCAAGTGATGCACAAAATGGAGAAATGCTGAACGATCTGTTTGAACAAATGAAGAAACTGAAA GAGAAAACagagaaacaattgaaagacCAAAATGCGAGAATAGCAGAGCAAAGCAAAGAGTTG GAGAAAACAGAGAAACAATTAAAAGACCAGGATGCGAAAATAGCAGAGCAAAGCACAGAATTG GTTGAAGTAAAAAACAAGTTAGACACTGTTCAGAAAGAGTTAGATGACATCAAG GATTTCGAGACAATGTACAACAAACTTGGAGGGGag ACCTACTTCTATATGGATCTGGAGAAATGCTACAAAATGATGAAACAAGAATGTAAAGGTGATAAGGAAAAGCTGAAACAACTGGAATCTTggtacaaacaaaaaaaaaatatgagagTGAAGAGAATTGGCGTCGCCACGGTTGCTGGTGGCGTTTTTGGCGGAATGATTGGGGGTCTCTCTCTCCACAGCAAAGAGTTTGTTTCATACATAACTAGAATAGGAGTGCCGTCAATTGACGTTGTAGCAATCGGTGTTGGAATTGGATTTGTTATAGTAGGCTTGAGTTTGGCAGCCTACAAAGCatatcgaaataaaaaaatgaaaaacataaatattgataataaaacACAAGCCAAAGTAGGTATTGAAAATGAGTCAGCCGAAATGCCTTGTCAGAATGATTGTGAGAGTAAGACATCAGAAGTCATGAATGATCCCATGTCACTGTCATTAAAAAACCCTTCCTCATCGTCAACGAATGAAGGAATTGTTTCTCATAATTAA